CGTTGGTTCGATATGCTGGTGGATTTCATTGACCGTGAACGGGATCCCGAACTGTTCGAACTGATTGCCGAGCTCGGAGAGACGCCGCTGCGGTGCGGTAATCTCCCAGTTGGCCTCTCCCTCTTCGATGGTGAACGGCATTTCGAGCGGGACGCCCGAGTCTTGGACTGGGAACAGCAACAGCGGCATCGTCGTCTCGAACTGAATCAGCGCCTCATCACCATGTTGGCGGAGGATGTCGAGCTCGACGATCGAGTCACTCGCATTGATCTCAGAGAGGATCGAAGAGAGATTCTGGCTCGTGACTTCGGCGAGACCAACGCCAGCGTCATCGTCCGCGAGGGCCGCAAGGATGCGGAACGTTGCTTCCGGGTGTGCGCGTGAGACCTCTCCGATCCAGACGCTCTCAGGGATCGTGAGCGTGAGGTTGGCTCGTGGCATCGGTGTTCGTACGAATATATTCGGCCTGATTCCCAATCAGTGTTCCCGAACATGTTCGGTCACGAGATGAGGGACTCTAGGAGACGAACATCATCGGCGGAACGGCCATTTGTGTCGCTCATGAAGGACCATGCATGAGTATCGAACCGACCATCGACGGAAATCAAGAGCTCGACGTCCGAACGATTGACGGCGAACCGTTTACTGACATCATGGCAGCACTCAAAGAGCTCGATGAGGAAGAGACGCTCGTTCTCATCAATAGCTTCGAGCCTGAACCGCTCTACACCGTTCTCGAACAACGTGGCTTCGTCTACGAGACGACACATACTGGAGACGACGAGTGGCGCGTGTCGATCACCCACGACTGACCGAACATCTTCGGGGAAACCCCTTGGGTTCCCGAGAGAGTACAAACAGGTAGATGTCAGAACAGACGCTTGATCTCCGCGATATCCCGGCACCGGAGCGCCATCCGAAAATCCACGACGCGTTCGCGGACCTAGATAGTGGCGAAACACTGACGTTGATCAATGATCACGACCCGAAACCGCTGTTCTACGAGATGCAGGCTGAAGTCCCTGAATTCGACGCGGAAGGGTACGAGGTCGAAGAACGCGGTGAGAACGAGTTCGTTGCCACCCTTCCAAAGAAGTGATCGGCTTGCCGGACCAGTCTGTTTTCGTGTCTCCAACGAGATTTGAGATTTGAGCAGTCTCAATCGCGCTGCGGATCCGGGTTCCAGATGACAGTAACGACACCGAGTTCCGTCTCGATCGTTTCGTACTCGTATCCACGATCGGTGAGTTTCGGATACAGGTGTTGTGGAGCACGGTCGTTCAATTGCACCAACACGGTTTCATCATCCAGCTCAACGAGGCGTTCGAGGGTGTTCTGGAGCGGTTGTGGCGGCGGGAGCTCGCGGGCGTCCATGGTCTCTCGCGCTCGGTCTGATGGCGCTTCAGTGTCCATCACGTACTCTTCGACAGCGGGCATGGTTTCACTGATGGGCCACACTCTCACGAATACTTCCCCGAAGATGTTCAGAGTCCACTCGTCAGTATCGAATCGTCAAAGAGAATCTGATTCCATTCTGCTCCACCATCCCCGAACACGTTCGGGGGTTTGCTTTCCAGCCCACGAGCCGAAGACCGAATATGGCGAGCGTCTCCCACAACGATGCCGAACCGATTACCGATCGTATGCATGACAATTCGTGGTCGGCGAACCTCGAAAAACCTCGTCACGAAGATGATAGAGCGCTGGTTATCAAGCAGGCTACCGACGCGATCGATCACACGAAATCAGGCAACCACGTGAATCTCGTCACGCACGGGAATCACGGCCATCCACGAGAGTACCTCTTCGAAGCGCTCGCCGACGAGTACGGCGGCGATATCGAGTGGAGCTACATCGAACAGTGTGGCTGCGGTGGCCACGTCACCCGCGTCCACGTCTAATCGATGCCGAGGAATCCACGGGAGATCGATACCACCCAACGACCGTTCGTTCTCATCTGGGAGGTAACGCAGGCGTGTGACCTCGCCTGCAAACACTGTCGAGCAGACGCACACCCGCAGCGACATCCGGACGAACTCACGACAGCAGAGGGCAAGCAGCTGCTGGATGATGTACGCACCTTCGGCGACGGACAACTCGTCGTGTTGTCCGGGGGTGATCCGCTCGCCCGCGATGACACCATCGAACTCGTCGACTACGGAACGGACAACGGGCTTCGGATGACGCTCACGCCGAGTGGAACGACGTCGCTCACCGCCGATCGGATCCAGACGTTGGCCGATGCCGGCCTTCGCCGCATGGCACTGAGTATCGATGGCGGGTCGGCCACGACACACGACGAGTTCCGTCAGGAACGGGGCAGTTTCGACCAAACCCTGCAAGCAGCATGTGATGCCCGAACTGCCGGACTACCGATACAGATCAACACGACCGTTTGCGCAGAGACTGTCGACGAACTTCCTGCTATTAGAGATCTCGTTGCGGATCTCGGTGCTGTGCTCTGGTCGGTGTTTTTCCTCGTCCCGATCGGCCGCGGGCGAGTCCTCGATCCGATTTCACCCGACCGTGCAGAACGAGTCTTGGAATGGCTGTGTACCGTCAGCGATGAGGCATCGTTCGGGATCAAGACGACCGAGGCACCTCACTATCGACGTGTTGCGATCGAACGGGGCCGTGCCGACCACGCTACCCGTAAGCCAGCGGAGGACGGCATCGGCCGGCGGCTCGGAATCACCGCCGGGAACGGGTTCGCGTTCATCAACCATACTGGCGGAGTGTATCCCTCGGGTTTCCTGCCCGAAACAGCCGGGAACGTCAAACACGAGAGTATCGTCGACGTGTACCGAGAATCGGAGCTATTCCAAACGCTTCGAGACTCGGACGCCTTCCACGGCAAGTGCGGCGCGTGTGAGTA
Above is a genomic segment from Halococcus salifodinae DSM 8989 containing:
- a CDS encoding helix-turn-helix domain-containing protein; this encodes MPRANLTLTIPESVWIGEVSRAHPEATFRILAALADDDAGVGLAEVTSQNLSSILSEINASDSIVELDILRQHGDEALIQFETTMPLLLFPVQDSGVPLEMPFTIEEGEANWEITAPQRRLSELGNQFEQFGIPFTVNEIHQHIEPTQLLTDSQLELVRTAIEQGYYDTPRRCSLTDLAAESDVAKSTCSETLHRAEEKIMKRFVEDLSEATSTERT
- a CDS encoding DUF2249 domain-containing protein; this encodes MSIEPTIDGNQELDVRTIDGEPFTDIMAALKELDEEETLVLINSFEPEPLYTVLEQRGFVYETTHTGDDEWRVSITHD
- a CDS encoding DUF2249 domain-containing protein; translation: MSEQTLDLRDIPAPERHPKIHDAFADLDSGETLTLINDHDPKPLFYEMQAEVPEFDAEGYEVEERGENEFVATLPKK
- a CDS encoding DUF2249 domain-containing protein — translated: MPAVEEYVMDTEAPSDRARETMDARELPPPQPLQNTLERLVELDDETVLVQLNDRAPQHLYPKLTDRGYEYETIETELGVVTVIWNPDPQRD
- a CDS encoding CGCGG family putative rSAM-modified RiPP protein — encoded protein: MASVSHNDAEPITDRMHDNSWSANLEKPRHEDDRALVIKQATDAIDHTKSGNHVNLVTHGNHGHPREYLFEALADEYGGDIEWSYIEQCGCGGHVTRVHV
- a CDS encoding TIGR04053 family radical SAM/SPASM domain-containing protein, with the translated sequence MPRNPREIDTTQRPFVLIWEVTQACDLACKHCRADAHPQRHPDELTTAEGKQLLDDVRTFGDGQLVVLSGGDPLARDDTIELVDYGTDNGLRMTLTPSGTTSLTADRIQTLADAGLRRMALSIDGGSATTHDEFRQERGSFDQTLQAACDARTAGLPIQINTTVCAETVDELPAIRDLVADLGAVLWSVFFLVPIGRGRVLDPISPDRAERVLEWLCTVSDEASFGIKTTEAPHYRRVAIERGRADHATRKPAEDGIGRRLGITAGNGFAFINHTGGVYPSGFLPETAGNVKHESIVDVYRESELFQTLRDSDAFHGKCGACEYQHVCGGSRSRAYAYTDDPLASDPLCAYTPDEYDGALPEQRFTA